The DNA segment CTTTGAGGTTCCTGTTGTTCCCATAAGTTACAGATGATGATTCCACAGCACGGCCTGGTCTAGCTGATGGTACTCTTGGAGGAGGTCGTAAAGGTTTAGTTGGATTAGCTGAAGTTGATGGAACCACTCCATTTCTTGAAGGCTCGAAAGAAACACGTCGACTGTCTGGTGCAGTCAAGCCAGGTTGAGCATTGGAGCTTACTACACTGGAGTGGACTGTAGACCTACAAAGATGAACATGAAGAGATTAATCACAAGTGCCATACTGAATCAATCTGCACAGAAGAGAAAACAATACCGAGGAAGTGAAGTATGCTTTCTCTCTGGAGGTATGACTGGCCCACTTTTGCCGCTATTCTCTTCTAGGTACGCAAACTGTTTCCTCAGATGACCAATGGCACTGCAACATCAAAATCAATCTATcagcaaaaatgaaaaatgagaaaaaatggTTTTGAAAGATGCAAGTAAGAACCTAGGATATAAGAAACTAGAGCCTTCAGATCCGTTCATATAATCCTTGAGCAGCTGAGGATGGTATTCTAGTATCTCCCTGTATATCAACTCTCTAATGTCATCCTTTGTTAACCTTCTTCGTTCAAATTCAAATTCCATCTTCGAGATTTGCTGACAAGAAGGTTCCCTTTCAATCTTAGCAAGACCCTTAAAGTAAGGATCAGCCAGCGCCTGTCAAATAACATCACAATGTTAACATCACCACATGAGGAGCTGAGATatgaacaagaagaaaaaggaaagaagCAAGGCACCTCTGTAGCAGTTGGCCTATCCTTTGGATCAAAAGCCAACAGTCTTTGCAAAAGGCGCAATGCTGAAGGATCTGCGTTAGGAAACTTTTGCGCAAAGGGGACTGGACTCTTCTTCCTCATTTCCCCCAGGTATTTTCTAGCTTTTTCATTTCGAACCTGCGTTACAGATACATATATCATTAGTTTCCAGCAAACAAAAATAGAAACTTCGTAATGAGGAAGCAAAAAATGAAACATACTCCAGCAATGGTCTCTGATTTTGGTGTGCCAAGAAGATCTGTGATGAGTTCTAACTGATGAACCACACTTTTACCAGGAAACAGAGGCTTCCCTAACAACACCTCCGCAAAAATACAGCCAATGCTCCAAATGTCAATCGCTGGAGTATACTGCACAAAAGAATACAAACAGCAACTCAGTCTCTTGAGCCATCTACAAACTGCAACTCAGTTATATCTCTAACATTCACAACCACACACAAGTACCTTGGAACAGAATGAACCACAGAGCTCAGGTGCCCTGTACCATCTCGTCGCAACATAATCCTGAAACAAGAAAGACAGAAGCAAATTCAAACATATTGGAGAGATTACCAAAACTGAGTAAGTAATCAAGAGAAAGGTGGAGACAAACCGTCCAAAAGACAGTTGTAGGAGTATCATTGAAGGACACTCTCGCTAGTCCAAAGTCACAAACTTTCAACTTGCAGTTCGCATTAGCCAGTATGTTCTTCGGTTTAAGATCACGATGGTAAACATTAGCCGTATGCATATACTTCAAGGCACGAAGCATCTGATAAAGAAAAAACTGATGGTGCTCCTTAGTCAAGTCATCATTAGCTTTGATGACCTGATGCAGATCCGACTCCATGAGCTCAAACACGACGTAAATGTCTTTGAACTCTCTTTTAGAAGGCGGAAGCATGATGCTCTTGATCTCGACTATATCAGGATGCCTCAGGAGGCGGAGAAGCTTGACCTCGCGGAGGATACGGAGCGCGTCGGAGATGTGTTCGAAGACGTCGTTGATCTTCTTGATGGCGACTTTCTCTCCCGTGTGCGTGTCGATGGCTGCGCACACGACTCCGTAGCTTCCTTTCCCGATGACTTCGAGGATCTGGTAACGGTTTGCGTCGCCGTACTCTGTGAAAAAGTCTATCTCTTTCATGCTCTGTTTTGCATCACCAAAAGCaaagaaacagagcaaaacTAGTTAAAAGTCTATCAGATTCACAACGAAAGAAACATACTTGAAGAGACAGAGACTAACCTTCTTCGCCTGAACTTGCTGCATCCTCTTCAAAAAGATAATAAAGTTCGAGTCTTTACGGATGATTCGACGAAACAGAGGAGGCAAGaagaatgataaaaaaaacagagtgaTTTTTCTCAGCAACCAATAAGTAGAAAGGTGAGCAAGTTAGaccaaaacaaaccaaaccaaaccaaaccgggGAAGGATACCGTTCGCTCAACAACCCTATCGTCTTCCTCAGATTCAAAATCCAAAACTCAGCAACCTTTAAACCCTtaaccagaaaaaaaagaaaccctTTTCTAATATGAATGATCTCAGAGGAGATCTCAATAAACAAATTTACAGTGACCAATGAAAAAAATGGCGATT comes from the Brassica rapa cultivar Chiifu-401-42 chromosome A01, CAAS_Brap_v3.01, whole genome shotgun sequence genome and includes:
- the LOC103841850 gene encoding mitogen-activated protein kinase 19, giving the protein MQQVQAKKSMKEIDFFTEYGDANRYQILEVIGKGSYGVVCAAIDTHTGEKVAIKKINDVFEHISDALRILREVKLLRLLRHPDIVEIKSIMLPPSKREFKDIYVVFELMESDLHQVIKANDDLTKEHHQFFLYQMLRALKYMHTANVYHRDLKPKNILANANCKLKVCDFGLARVSFNDTPTTVFWTDYVATRWYRAPELCGSFCSKYTPAIDIWSIGCIFAEVLLGKPLFPGKSVVHQLELITDLLGTPKSETIAGVRNEKARKYLGEMRKKSPVPFAQKFPNADPSALRLLQRLLAFDPKDRPTATEALADPYFKGLAKIEREPSCQQISKMEFEFERRRLTKDDIRELIYREILEYHPQLLKDYMNGSEGSSFLYPSAIGHLRKQFAYLEENSGKSGPVIPPERKHTSLPRSTVHSSVVSSNAQPGLTAPDSRRVSFEPSRNGVVPSTSANPTKPLRPPPRVPSARPGRAVESSSVTYGNNRNLKESSHDARTSYYRSTVPPPQTASPNGFFHPNTMNQEKRGGGGTEPASQPKPQFVPTQCNSAKPAELNPNPYVVQSQHKVGIDAKLLQAQSQYGPAGAAAVAVAAHRSVGTVGYGMS